One window of the Dreissena polymorpha isolate Duluth1 chromosome 5, UMN_Dpol_1.0, whole genome shotgun sequence genome contains the following:
- the LOC127831022 gene encoding uncharacterized protein DDB_G0271670-like, producing the protein NSSSSSSSSSSSSSSSSSSSSSSSSSSSSSSSSSSSSSSSSSSSSSSSSSSSSSSSSSSSSSSSSSSSSSSSSSSSSSSSSSSSSSCSSSSSSSSSSSTSSSGSSSSSSSSSSSSSSSSSSSSSSSSSSSSSSSSSSSCSSSSSSSRSRSSSSSSNNSSNSSSSSSSTSSSSNSSSSSSSKTSSSSSSSSSSSSCSSSSSSRSRSSSCSTSSSGSGSSSRSSSSSSSSSSSGSSSSSSSRSSRSSSSSSSSSSSSSSSSSSSSSSSSSSSSSSSSRSSSSSSSSSSSSSSSSSSSST; encoded by the coding sequence aatagtagcagtagtagtagtagtagtagtagtagtagtagtagtagtagtagtagtagtagtagtagtagtagtagtagtagtagtagtagtagtagtagtagtagtagtagtagtagtagtagtagtagtagtagtagtagtagtagtagtagtagtagtagtagtagtagtagtagtagtagtagtagtagtagtagtagtagtagtagtagtagtagtagtagtagtagtagtagtagtagtagtagtagtagttgtagtagtagtagtagtagtagtagtagtagtagtactagtagtagtggtagtagtagtagtagtagtagtagtagtagtagtagtagtagtagtagtagtagtagtagtagtagtagtagtagtagtagtagtagtagcagcagtagtagtagttgtagtagtagtagtagtagtagtagaagtagaagtagtagtagtagtagcaataatagtagtaatagtagtagtagtagtagtagtactagtagtagtagtaatagtagtagtagtagtagtagtaaaactagtagtagtagtagtagcagcagtagtagtagcagttgtagtagtagtagtagtagtagaagtagaagtagtagttgtagtactagtagtagtggtagtggtagtagtagtagaagtagtagtagtagtagtagtagtagtagtagtggtagtagtagtagtagtagtagtagaagtagtagaagtagtagtagtagtagtagtagtagtagtagtagtagtagtagcagtagtagtagtagtagtagtagtagtagtagtagtagtagtagtagtagtagaagtagtagtagtagtagtagtagtagtagtagtagtagtagtagtagtagtagcagtagtact